The following is a genomic window from Antechinus flavipes isolate AdamAnt ecotype Samford, QLD, Australia chromosome 3, AdamAnt_v2, whole genome shotgun sequence.
GAGATTCAAGCAATCATCTTTCCTAAATCACTATAACAAAATGAATTCAGGGAGTAACTATCTTCTAGATAGTGAATATCAGAAATATTTTCCTGAACAGGCAGAGCTCTTTGATTCCCAGGAGAAGCCTGCTGAAATACTAATGAATCCAGATAATCAATGGGAAATGGCCTTCAGCAAGAGTTCAGACCTCACTAGACATCAGAAAAATGATAATGGGGAAATGTTTTCTGTGGGTAGTCAAGGTGGAAAGGCCTTGAGTCAGACCTCTAAGCTCATTACTCAGCAGGCAATTCACATAAGAAAGGAACCTGATGAGTATAAAGAAGGTCAAGCAATGTCATCCCATAATTCATCTCTTCCTTACCAATCTAGAATTGACCCCAGAATGAAAAAACCTTTATTTGGTGAGTATGGGATGACCTATAGTTGGAATTCAGACTTTGATAGATCTCAGAAGATTCATCCTGgagagttttataaatataatgaagatgGGAAGATCTTCACACACCGATTCTTTCTAGTTGTACCTAAGGGAATCCACACTGgtgagaaaccttttgaatgcaATCACTGTGGAAAGCTTTTTGCATCTAGTTCCACTCTTAGTAAGCATCAGAGGATCCACACAggagaaaagccttataaatgtaatcagtgtggaaaggctttcagattCCATTATGTGCttgcagaacatcagagaatccacacaggagagaaaccttataaatgtattcattgtggaaaggctttcacccAGACTGCAGGTCTTgctttacatcagagaatccacactggtgagaaacattttaaatgtaatcaatgtggaaaggctttcacacggAGTGCCAGTCTtgctgaacatcagagaatccacacaggagaaaaGCCTTATAACTGTATTCAATGTGGAAAGGTTTTCATGACAAGAGCCAGTCTTGCTTTACATctgaaaatccacactggagaaaaaccttataaatgtaatcaatgtggaaaggcttttataaaGAGAGCCAGTCTTgctatacatcagagaatccacacaggagaaaagccttataaatgtaatcaatgtggaaaggctttcacatgcAAGGGAGATCTTAGCAGACATCAGAAaatccattctggagagaaaccttttaaatgtaatcagtgtggcaAAGCTTTCATAAGAAATTACATGCTTGCAGAACATgagagaatccacacaggagaaaagccttataaatgtattcattgtggaaaggcttttataacAAGAGCCAATCTTGCTTTACACCAGGgaatccatactggagaaaaaccttataaatgtaatcagtgtggagaGGGTTTCAGAAGAAATTACATGGttgcagaacatcagagaatccacacaggagaaaagccttataaatgtattcattgtggaaaggctttcataacAAGAGCCAGTCTTGTgttacatcagagaatccacactggagaaaaaccttataaatgtaatcaatgtggaaaggctttcagaagaaataagaagcttgcagaacatcagagaatccacacaggagaaaagccttataaatgtaatcaatgtggaaaggccttcAGATGTAATTACAAGCttgcagaacatcagagaatccacacaggagaaaagccttataaatgtaatcaatgtggaaaggctttcacaaacAGTTCCAATCTTGCTTTACAccaaagaatccacactggagaaaaaccttttaaatgtaatcaatgtggaaaggccttcACATGCAAGGGAGATCTTGGcaaacatcagaaaatccacacaggagagaaaccttttgaatgtaatcaatgtggaaaggctttcagattCAATTATGTGCttgcagaacatcagagaattcacactggagagaaaccttataaatgtaatcaatgtgaaaAGGCTTTCATAGCTAGAGCTGGTCTTGCTTTACATCAGAGACTCCATAcaggagaaaaaccttataaatgtaatcaatgtggaaaggctttcacacagAGTGCCAGTCTTGCTTTACATcaaagaatccatactggagagaaaccttttaaatgtaatcaatgtggaaaggctttcataagTAATTATAGGCTttctgaacatcagagaatccacactggagagaaacgttataaatgtaatcaatgtggaaaggctttcataagTAATTACAGGCTTGCAGAACATCAGAGAgtccacactggagaaaagccttataaatgtattcattgtggaaaggctttcacatgcAGTGCCAATCTTGCTTTACaccagagaatccacacaggagaaaagccttataaatgtaatcattgTGGAAAGGCATTCAGACGTAAGTACAAGCTtacagaacatcagagaatccacactggagagaaaccttatacatgtaatcaatgtgggaaagcttttacACGAAAGACGAATCTTACaacacatcagagaatccacacaggagagaaaaccatataaatataatcaatgtggaaaggccttttattctttctttacatcagagaatccatataGGAGAAAAGCCTTACGATAATCAATatggaaaggctttcacatgcAAGGGAGattgttatgggctagaactctacttgaaacaaaggattcttacaaggtactaagtcaatgGAACTGATAGAGACATTGGTTATTtgatttagcatggttcagtgtgattgatttaatcctacaaagagatgttatagaccaaatttgaaacaaagtactaagtggaat
Proteins encoded in this region:
- the LOC127553466 gene encoding zinc finger protein 271-like, with the protein product MQLPLEKSTELPEGLVIGLGRLELQARSSLPVESTKLPSAPPGVMSLGAGLVAESPELVHVSRPRAGVRVQERGAEVRSAPAREGKPQTPASLPGAPLPPPPGRQSAQARNQRHGPRQPEPLVPGGSQGSESLCFARSRVPSEVRLSLRREGDREAQGGGRTFPAGEEALGAGYGMEGLVKAQPEPGVQEEEGKKELVTFKDVMVDFTEEEWRLLDPSEKELYKEVMLENVQNLLSLDVELNFEWNEMTRKLGIFVEERDLRRFLKDGPCALTLREIHASKIQVDNPKTDCELDESRKRFKQSSFLNHYNKMNSGSNYLLDSEYQKYFPEQAELFDSQEKPAEILMNPDNQWEMAFSKSSDLTRHQKNDNGEMFSVGSQGGKALSQTSKLITQQAIHIRKEPDEYKEGQAMSSHNSSLPYQSRIDPRMKKPLFGEYGMTYSWNSDFDRSQKIHPGEFYKYNEDGKIFTHRFFLVVPKGIHTGEKPFECNHCGKLFASSSTLSKHQRIHTGEKPYKCNQCGKAFRFHYVLAEHQRIHTGEKPYKCIHCGKAFTQTAGLALHQRIHTGEKHFKCNQCGKAFTRSASLAEHQRIHTGEKPYNCIQCGKVFMTRASLALHLKIHTGEKPYKCNQCGKAFIKRASLAIHQRIHTGEKPYKCNQCGKAFTCKGDLSRHQKIHSGEKPFKCNQCGKAFIRNYMLAEHERIHTGEKPYKCIHCGKAFITRANLALHQGIHTGEKPYKCNQCGEGFRRNYMVAEHQRIHTGEKPYKCIHCGKAFITRASLVLHQRIHTGEKPYKCNQCGKAFRRNKKLAEHQRIHTGEKPYKCNQCGKAFRCNYKLAEHQRIHTGEKPYKCNQCGKAFTNSSNLALHQRIHTGEKPFKCNQCGKAFTCKGDLGKHQKIHTGEKPFECNQCGKAFRFNYVLAEHQRIHTGEKPYKCNQCEKAFIARAGLALHQRLHTGEKPYKCNQCGKAFTQSASLALHQRIHTGEKPFKCNQCGKAFISNYRLSEHQRIHTGEKRYKCNQCGKAFISNYRLAEHQRVHTGEKPYKCIHCGKAFTCSANLALHQRIHTGEKPYKCNHCGKAFRRKYKLTEHQRIHTGEKPYTCNQCGKAFTRKTNLTTHQRIHTGEKTI